The Arachis ipaensis cultivar K30076 chromosome B03, Araip1.1, whole genome shotgun sequence region AGAAAATCGTTATCCTCTACAAAAACTACCACCATGGCGAAAGTCATCAAAGGAGCAATCTTTCTTAAAAAGCAAACAGCAGTTCATCAAAAGTACGATAAAAAATGCAGTAACAACATGCAGAGGAACActaaacaacaataaacaaacATGCAAAACCCTAAAGAGCATCAACTATCAGGGAAAACGCAAAGGGGCATACACAGGGCAAAGGAAAACATGCGTCATAGCAACGATCAAGCATGACGATacaaaggttcaagctttccaacgaAAATTCAAGCAAGATTGAAACTTccacaaaaaataaaacaaatgagaacggtaaaagaagaaagaaagaaacatacCTGAAAAGGCGGAAGAGACAATGAACACTAAGAAGATGAAGCAATAGCGAGGCCGAAGATCGCCCTCCGAAAAGAACAAAACAGTCACCAATAATGCCACAAGAAGAAGCGCGAAAGTGTAAAAGATGAAGAGTCCCAGGAAAACCAGAAAATAGAAGGGCAAAAAAAGGAGTTACAGTGagcaagagaggagaagaaacgGAAGCCAAATCCTTGAAAATGCTAAAGTTCAAATGATGAAAAGAGGGAAAAATGGCAACAAAAGAGAGGAATTAAGGGGTCATTAAAactctcgcacgttcccaagCTAGAAAAATGCGCATTTCAAAAGAATAAAAGGAACGCCTGtttcaaaaaacaaagaaaaacattCCACATTCAAAGGgaaactctacaaagaagaagtcgacaaaatgctcgagttcggcttcaccagagaaggatcgaagtcctaaaattaggactcgacctcaaaagaaagatcgagctcgagcaggggcactgttcatatcctgggtcgagctgtccgacgcgagatgtttagcgacaagtcgaccgatctcttcaggtcagactacccgacttcttctccaagagctcggccaaatcactacagaggcccaagaaggcccaaatgAGGGGGCACAGCCCAATCTAAACGGcagttaaagcctagaaagataagggcggctccccagaagataagatgacttcacccaaagataagataagataagataacttatcttatctagaaaggtcactccacactattataaatacactggagcacccaggtataactcatattctgattcaactaaaaaacctgcttaatacccttgctaacttaagcatcggagtctcttgcaggtatccccaccctccggtggcaaaggatcagcagcatagccagcccaacaagtcggacacgacagcttaggccgtcacccaccagccggacacgtcatctccgaccggtatagaagatctcatccgagatcgacctatagtttcagataaccctcggaacaaaaacaattaaagaaaaactaataaaaattacatgatctaaggagcaagacaaccggtagtttgtcaatctcgaacaatcctcggcaacggcgccaaaaacttggtgcgtgaaattgaactcgcacaacttcaccggcaagtgcaccaggtcgtccaagtaatacctcaggtgagtgagggtcgatcccatgaggattgttggattgagcaagcaatggttatcctgcagatcttagtcaggcgaatagaaagataATGTTTGTCGTTGAATGCgcataaacaagaaaataaagaaaacaataaagAATTGATAAAGAAACGATAATAAGAaatcagttaaggctttggagatgctttatctttctggattaatacTTTTTAcggactactttaacaatgaatgattcattctatagAAAAgttgtaagtgattaactcatgtcctttCATCAAGTCAATCTTCTCTAATTCATATCAAACGCCGTTGTCAGTGGTCATTCAATataaacgagggtgaagctcatgCAATTCACTCTTCtctgtgatcctactcaaaatgccacaaacatGGTCAGATCTTCTAGATCGAAGAATGAAGCTCAATGTTTTAACCTTAGGGACACAGAAACCTCATCACCCATAGCTAAccggattatatgtcacttatcctCGATTAGCCTAGATGAATTATTGGTTCaggtgatgtattctcaagctttaactcaatactatccgggtcaggactcgtaaggaactcatgtagaaaaagggaCATACCCAGTCTCATTTGGATGAAGAACAACAATACATcatggaatggaatcaaacatatattaaaatagaaacaataatattattaatccataggaatcagcagagctcctaaccttaacctaagaGGTTTAGTTACACATAGTTTACAAAGAAAACTCAGATCTGAAAGTAAAGTATGATACAAGTTCCTTCTTAAACCTAAGTGATATTCTCTTTATATAGGAGATGCTAaccctaaaagatgttaatttaaatttaaaaagtacaaagataaactaaactaagctaaagaGTGCAAAAATTCACTTGGTGCCCACTTTGGTCTTGTGCTCGTCCAAGCCTGACGTTCAACTTGGAGaatgggcattgaacaccagttagGGGGTGAACTCGTGCTCTCTTGGTCCCTtagtggcgttgaacgccagtcttgggtgTTCAACACTGGGCTTTgatccttcttgggcgttgaactctagatgtggacgttcaacgccagttaggggcagtgatttggaaaagaagtataaactattatatattttggaaAAGCTCTGGACGATAgttttccaacgccattgagagcgcatcaattggacctttatagctcaagatatgctcgttagagtgcacggaggtcaggatttgacagcatctgctatcctttcttcctTTCTGAACAAGACTTTGCTAACTCTGCCATTTttgcccaaaaatcacctaaaatcataggaaaaacacaaaaactcaaagtagcatccaaaagatgaatttttcactaaaacatattaataaaaattaatgaaatctaactaaaaacactaTGAAAATGCTATGGAAAAGTGTATAAGATATTCACTTATCATAAAACCAAacctaaattgttgcttgttctcaagcaaccaaaaataagaTAAGGCTAAAGAAGATAAAAATACATGAGGTATCAGAGTTGTCGATGAGGCTCAGTTCCAATTACTGAATGGGGCTATGAGTTCTTTATTCCTGAATAGCctcggcatctcactttcctttggaGCTCAGACATATTGGCATTCCCTTGGAGCTAGAATTCGGATGATattatttattcttttctttttggtttttctCGATTCTTGAACACAGGTTATTTTTAGTGCTTTGTAGTTTTGAGCCTAgtcgtgactctaagtgttttgttttcaagtattaccaccagatatataataaacaccacaagcacttaactagggGAACCATTTGcattcgaatttagctttgcttaaattcctagacagtggtgcttagagttcttaagcgtactcttagctttggatcacgactttaaatgctcagtctcaagctttttatttgaaccttcacaccacaagcatatagttagggatagcaactcatttgagctttttaggccaattttgaccctcctaaccattgatgctcaaagccttggatatttacttcttgtttatttctttttttttctctttttttttgctgtttcttttgcttcaagaatcaatatttctaatttttcagagaatcaataatacttctctaaatttacTGTTCTTTCAAGAGTCAGTATGCTCAACTTCAACATCAATTATGTACAGTTAATTCATACtttcagaaaataaagataaggcCACCACATCTTAAATAATTAGAATAACTCATGATATAACTCGAAATCTCATGCAATTCACTGCTTcccttttttcaataaattttcttttaagcttgACGATGGATACATAAGATAtcttataacaaaataaaaaaacgaaaataatactagaaagaaataaaataatgaaTGTGATCATGcacttagaaaagaaaacagatgataaaataaagtacaatgaAAACAGAAATAACATAGACGGAAGgagaatgaaactcaaccacctcagtgacGGCGGCTGCTGCTTCCTCCAGGGAATCCTCTGGAGcgtttgagctcctcaatgtctcgcCCCTGTCTCAGTTGCTCCTCTTTCATGATCTTCTCATCCTCCCTTATCTGATGGAGGATGACAGAATGATCTTGATGCTCTATTCTTAGTTGATCTACAGATGAGGTCAGCTCCCCTAGAGATGTGTTTAGTTTATCCCAATAGTCACGGGGAGGGAAGTACATTTCCTGAGGCATCTCCGAGATCTCTGGTGGAGGCAGCTGAATAGGCTTGTGCTATGGTCCGTGTGAAGGCTCCATGAcgtgctccatcctcttctttgTGATGGATTTTTCCATCTCAAAAAGGGTGTCTCCTGCTATGCGAACTCCAACTGAGTTGCAGATGAGATaaataaagtgggaaaatgctAGCTGTGCTTGGGTGGAGGCCTTTTCTGCTATCTTGTAGATCTCTTGAAGAATGACCTCGTGCACTTCCACCTCATTCCCGAGCATGATGCAATGAACCATTATTGCTCGGTCAAGAGTAACCTCAGATTGGTTACTTgtagggatgatggagcgttggataagctccaaccatcctctagccatgggcttgaggtcaagcctaccCAGTTGGTAGGGCTTGCCATGTGCGTCCCTTctctattgagctccttctacacaaatGTTCGCAAGCACTTGCTCTAGCCTTTGGTcagagttgacccttctagtataaGAGTGTGGGTCCACTTGCATTCGAGGCAGCTGCAGCGCTAATCTCACACTTTTCGGGCTGAAATCCAAGATTTGTTCTCTAACCATGGTGCGCCAATTTTTGGGCtctgggttcacactagtgtcgtgCTTCTTGGTGACCCAGGCATTGGCAAAGAATTCTTGCACCATTAATGTTCCAACTTCTGAGATATGATTGGCCAGAATTTTCCAATCTATTCTCCAgatttcttgttggatctccgAGTATTCATCTTCCTTGAGCCTAAAGATGACCTCGAGAATTACCTTTTTCTGCCTCACCACATCATGGAAGTAGTCTTGGTGAGCCTTGGTGAGGAATCTCCATGTTTCCCAAGGTTCTGAGGTGGAAGCGggggcttttctttttctcttccttgAGGATTCGCCGGTTTTTGGTGCCATGGAGGTAAGGAATGAAAACCAAAAAGTGGAGCTtttccaacactaaacttaaggactttgctcgtcctcgagaaaaagtaacaaaagaaagagaaaatagtaggagaagaaagaaaagatagagGGGAAGGCTTAGGAGGCTTTGGCAAAGTGAGGATGAAGAGGAAAGAAGGAAGTGTATGAAGAGAAGATGTAAGAAGGGAAGGGTTTAGTGAAGGTGTGAGGATGAATGAAGGATGAAGGGGTATTTATAGAGGCTAGGTGGGGTAGGGATTCGGCTATATGGGAGGGAAATATGGGAAGGGGGaaggtttgaatttgaagtgggtgggttGGTGGGAAAAGTGATGGGATTGACGAAGGATTTTTGGAAAAGTGTGTATTGGAAAGAGGGAAAGGTGATTGAGATCTGATGAGTGAATGTGGATGGGATATAGGGTGtaagaggagagagaaggaagtgAGTGAATGATAGGTGGGCTAGGTGGAGAGTCTGTGGGACCTACAGGCTTGAAGCTTCAAATGCGAATCATCCTGACCCtgcctgggcattcaacgccagttctggacATTGAACGCCAGGTAGggatactttttttcttttttgagtttggtggggcattcaatgcccatagGGGACCAAAAGTGGTCTTGAGCTGCTCCAtcaagggcgttgaacacccagttcTTGTTCCATTACTGGCATTTGAaggtggtgcacgaatccccacaccttcgtacaaatgtaccagcaagtgcactgggtcgtccaagtaatacctgagcgagtcagggtcgatcctacgaggattgtggcctgaagcaagctatggttatcttgcaggacttagtcaggcagatcagaaggtttatgtttaaatgcagTTTGATTGTGAATTTTTGAATGGAATAAAGCAAAAGAGGTAGAAAATACTTATAGGAATAGGCTTAAGGATTGGAgttactttgtctttctgaattaactctggtactactgttctcctttcttttgagtgatttcttcaatggcaggctatatgtgattgacaatggtttgagcagctgccaatactcctccagatctgaaccccaggtttagtgcggatctattttgattgagggtgaagctcgtacagttcattctccttcatgttcctactcaaaatgccacagacaaggttagatcttccggattagagaatgctgtaccttggattctagcctctaccacagagaccctaatctccccaaaaatcagctgaactgatgtctcgagaagtctccaacgaaatcgtggactagccgtctgagagacgtatattcaagctggtggttcatcattgtccggtGAAAgatgcactctgaacccatgtagaatgtgataaccttgtgccagttcaacgcattcatattgatgaagaatgaatatacatcttagaattaatcaaacacagatcgaagagaaacagtaatacttttattaattcataggactcagcagggctcctcccctcaacctaggaggtttagaaactcatactgaaggtaaaaataatgaaaaaacgTGAATATGGCTGAATGGTATATGATGTCTCAGAAAATCATGTAAaatatactttaaatactaaacagatgactagtaagggtaaaacagtctatttagtgctaaaatacatttttggggcccacttggtgagtgtttgggctgagctttgatgagatccacatgctatgaggtctcttgggcatggaacgccagctaggaggtcctctttgggcctttggatgctgggctctgctctttgggcgctggacacctggaagggggcaggaagatGGCGTTGGACACTAGTTTTGGGACTTCTAATTCGAAGCAAagcatgaactattatatattgctggaaagctctagaagtcagctttcaaTAGCTATTAAAATCGCTCCAGTTGGActtgtgtagctccagaaaatctcttccgaatgcaagcaggtcagatctggatagcatctgcagtgctttctttgtctctgaatcagacttctgctctagctcctcaatttcagcaaaaaaatacctgaaattgcccaaaaacacCAAAAAACATAGTAGaaaccaaaaatgtgaatttaacactaaaacctgtaaaaacttaataaaaactgaataaaaactactgaaaactatataaaagtgatgccaaaaagcgtataaaatatccgctcatcagaacgcCAATGAAGCTCCTTatggggtgttgaacgcccaagctTCTCCCCTTCTAGATTTGGgctccagttctggcgttcaacgccagtgatgGGTACCTCCAGGGTGTTATGTTTTCACTACTATGCGCTCCTGTTTCTGTTCTAGAtgctacacatgatcacaaacgttaCAAAGCAAGGAAAAACTATGGAAATTACTAGAAAATAACATAATATagaatcaaactaaaataaatgaaaagaaagaGAATGAAAATACTATACTAatggttgggttgtctcccaacaagtgcttctttaccgtcattagcttgacggacagctCCTTTATGGAGGTACATAGGCTCTCAGATCGTCACCCCCTCATTGTGAACCttcttcctgtgctctcatggatcaaTTCCACGTGCTTTAGCGACAGGATCCGGCTCATAGTGTGTAGAATGAATGTACTTCTAGTGAagataactctcatgccaggtggaAGTCTTCAGTTGGAATCCTCTTATTCTTCCAGCCTTTGGGTACCTTTTTCTTGGTGCCTCCTTCCTCAATAGCTTGTGATGGatgtccaacaccaaacttagagttgatGTCAGtggactctgtactgagagagaGGGCTTAAACACTAAGTATTGCACAATGGTACCTCCTCTATCTGATGGACGTGATCCTCAAGCAACCTTAGGATAAAGTCTCCTTTCTCCACATCAATCAAGGCCTTCACAGTAGCTAGGAAAgtccttccaaggatgatggagtcGTCTCTGTCCTCCCCTGTGTCTAGTATCACGAAGTCTTCCGGGAggtaaaggctttcaaccttcacAAGGACGTTTTCCACCATGCCATATGCCCTTTTCAGGGACTTGTCCGCCATTTCCAGTGAGATCTTGGCAGGCTGCGCCTTTTGAATTCCCAGCTTTTTCatcacagagagaggcataagattAATGCTTGAGCCAAGGTCGCACAATGCCTTCTCAAAAGTGACAGTCCCTATAGTACAGGGAATAAGGAAGCTTCCGGGGTCTGGTAGCTTCTGAGGAAGCTTCTTCTAAACTAAGGCACTGCACTCTTTGGTCAGTACCACAGTCTCATCTCCCTTCAAGGTCTTCTTGTCAGAAATTAAACTTCTTAGACATGCCATAGAAGGGGGATTCTTTTCCAACGCCTCTGCAAAAGAGATGTTGACTTGCAGCTTCCTGAGAACTGCTAAGAACTGAGCAACTTCCTCATCCTCAGGCTCCTGTTGCATGTTTGGAGATGGttggtgttcataccctgggtcgagctgtccgacccgggatgtttagcgacaaggcgaccgacctcttcaggtcaaactacccgacctcttcttaaagagctcggccaaattgccaggaaagcccaataaagggcccaaatagaggaacacgacccaaatccaaaggcagcccgagcctacagagataagggcggtccccttgaagataagatgacctcactcaaagataagataactaacttatcttatctaaaaaggtcactccacaccattataaatacattggagcacccaagtataactcatactttgattctacaaaaaacctgcttaatacccttgctaacttaagcatcggagtcccttgcaggtaccaccaccctccggtgacaaaggatcagcagcatagccagtccaacaaatcgggcacgacagctccggccgccacctaCCAGCttgacacgtcatctccgaccagaacagaagatctcgtccgagatcggcctacagtttcaggtaaccctcggaacagttggTCTTCAGGCTCCTCCATCTTCATGGGGACATGCACGGTGACACTTCCAGTCTCCTCTTGAGCCTTGATCTCCTTCAGTTTCTCAGTAGCAGGCTCCTCCTTAGGTTCGACCTCAGTCTCTATAGTGAGGgtcttgcactcttcttttggattcaCCTCAGTTTTACTTGGGAGAGTGTTGGAGGGGATCTCTgggatcttcttactcagctgacctacccGAATCTCCAAATTCCTGATGAAAGACCTAGTTTCTACCATGAAAATTTGAGTGATCTTAGAGATGTTAGAGACTATAGTAGCCAGGTCAGAGAGGCTCTGTGTGAGGGTCTCCATCTGCTGCTGAGAGAGTTGGAATGGTCTGTAGTTGAACCTGTTCTGGTTCATTCCACCCTGATTGTTATTGAAGTCTTGTTAAGGCctcttgataaaccattattttatggtttatcttgtgctcaattgagtggtttttatctattctttacccacttattcatactatttgcatggttttacatttgccttcctaattatgtgctttgattgaaaacatgtttctttgatcttatatttgcttattattaatcctctcttatcaccattagatgccttgatatgtgtgttaagtgttttcagatattatagggcaggaatgacttggaggatggaaaggaagcatgcaaaaatggaaggaatacaagaagatgaagaagttgctaagctgtccagcttgacctcttcgcactcaaacggctataactttagctacagaggtccaaacgacgcggttctagttgcgttggaaagcaaacGTCCgaagcttcgatttgatatataatatgctatagttcccctgacgctaggcaacgcaaccgcgtgatccatgtggccgcgtcgcagtgacagaaatcagcgtgtttgaattcttctccagcgatttccgggctgttttcgacccagttcgcggcctagaaaacacagattagaggctataaagtgggggattgcatccattcatagggaggctctcataattcacaatttgaggagtagatgtagtttttaaagagagaggttctctcctctctcttaggattaggatttaggacttctcttagttttaggagtgactctcaattccaggttctttatttttatttatttttccaatttagtttatgaactgttccagattacttgaattaatgttatttgaggtatttcagttattattgctctcttttatttacatgattattgcttcccatctg contains the following coding sequences:
- the LOC107633665 gene encoding uncharacterized protein LOC107633665, whose protein sequence is MNQNRFNYRPFQLSQQQMETLTQSLSDLATIVSNISKITQIFMVETRSFIRNLEIRVGQLSKKIPEIPSNTLPSKTEVNPKEECKTLTIETEVEPKEEPATEKLKEIKAQEETGSVTEPEDEEVAQFLAVLRKLQVNISFAEALEKNPPSMACLRSLISDKKTLKGDETVALCDLGSSINLMPLSVMKKLGIQKAQPAKISLEMADKSLKRAYGMVENVLVKVESLYLPEDFVILDTGEDRDDSIILGRTFLATVKALIDVEKGDFILRLLEDHVHQIEEVPLCNT